The following coding sequences are from one Pelmatolapia mariae isolate MD_Pm_ZW linkage group LG4, Pm_UMD_F_2, whole genome shotgun sequence window:
- the LOC134626688 gene encoding uncharacterized protein LOC134626688, translated as MRRAGCQEVTVNAGKRSRSNSDNEPSHSNINRPKRAEVNFLPNFPQGKDPSSLDQLRQAIVEEVKKAEKNLPLIRKLMETTFPLRRQTIVMSCPPVKELLDLWPALKMESELYAEFQRITNQNLPNTFYAELDRHLPRLMTLFRQKASKTGKTADALAEILRIHDEQDIHDIHTKRTTVLHALPVYLREDVSGFFRTCTDESDELELDGVEVALFTVISDHDTTSPVHYQPVKISVVIESDAVVSLPRFGEAFLVMFGLIYALHLSYPKALTNTLEFTQKILLGLESGKPSPRL; from the exons ATGAGACGGGCTGGATGTCAGGAGGTCACTGTTAATGCTGGAAAAAGAAGTAGAAGTAATTCTGATAATGAACCTTCACATTCCAATATTAACAGACCCAAGCGAGCAGAAGTCAACTTCCTACCAAACTTTCCCCAAGGAAAGGATCCTTCAAGCCTTGACCAGTTGAGGCAAGCAATTGTTGAAGAAGTCAAGAAGGCTGAGAAGAACCTGCCCCTCATTAGAAAGTTGATGGAGACCACATTTCCCCTGCGCAGACAAACCATAGTGATGTCCTGCCCACCAGTGAAGGAGCTCTTGGACCTCTGGCCTGCTCTAAAAATGGAGTCTGAG TTGTATGCAGAGTTTCAGCGGATTACAAATCAGAACCTGCCCAATACATTCTACGCTGAACTTGACCGCCATCTTCCTCGACTGATGACCTTATTCAGACAGAAGGCATCAAAAACTGGGAAGACAGCAGATGCCCTGGCTGAAATTCTAAGAATTCACGATGAACAG GACATCCATGATATCCACACCAAGCGCACTACCGTTCTCCACGCCCTTCCTGTCTATCTGCGTGAGGATGTCTCTGGATTTTTCAGAACCTGCACT gaCGAATCTGATGAGTTGGAGCTTGATGGTGTTGAAGTGGCCCTCTTCACTGTCATCAGTGACCATGACACGACAAGTCCAGTTCACTAccaacctgtgaaaatctctgTCGTCATTGAAAGTGATGCCGTGGTCAGTCTCCCCAGATTTGGCGAAGCCTTCCTGGTAATGTTTGGACTGATCTATGCACTTCACCTCAGCTACCCCAAAGCCCTGACCAACACTTTAGAATTTACTCAAAAGATTTTACTTGGTCTAGAAAGTGGTAAACCGTCACCCAGGTTATAG